In Streptomyces violaceusniger Tu 4113, one DNA window encodes the following:
- a CDS encoding CGNR zinc finger domain-containing protein — MDDRSTRLSVRDTARRTAALVNALTAEPRPDPRAIAGILLDHGEPGPVELTADDVAGMRTAALRLREVFAAEQVDAAAGVLNRLLREGTGPLRLSSHDGRSPWHPHLDSDDEAPWGEWFLASSCMALTVLIWDGQRPPGGLCSSPGCGDVFLTVGSGPERRYCSRRCATRERVAAHRRAKAGPRSP, encoded by the coding sequence ATGGACGACCGGTCGACCCGGCTTTCGGTGCGGGACACCGCCCGGCGCACCGCCGCCCTCGTCAACGCCCTGACGGCGGAGCCGCGTCCGGATCCCCGCGCGATCGCCGGGATCCTCCTCGACCACGGTGAGCCCGGCCCGGTCGAGCTCACCGCCGACGATGTCGCGGGCATGCGCACCGCCGCGCTGCGGCTGCGCGAGGTGTTCGCCGCCGAGCAGGTCGACGCCGCCGCCGGGGTGCTGAACCGACTGCTGCGGGAGGGCACGGGTCCGCTCCGGCTGAGCTCGCACGACGGCCGTTCGCCCTGGCATCCGCACCTGGACAGCGATGACGAGGCGCCCTGGGGCGAATGGTTCCTCGCCTCCTCGTGCATGGCGCTGACCGTGCTGATCTGGGACGGTCAGCGCCCGCCCGGCGGCCTGTGCTCCTCCCCCGGCTGCGGCGATGTCTTCCTCACCGTGGGCAGCGGACCGGAGCGCCGCTACTGCTCACGGCGGTGCGCCACCCGTGAGCGGGTGGCCGCCCACCGGCGCGCCAAGGCCGGGCCCCGGTCCCCGTAA
- a CDS encoding cation acetate symporter — MSFLDPRTLAFVLFAGFMAISFLLCILAATGNDDPTEFYLGTGGLSPMQNGLAIAGDYISAATVLSTTGTIALAGFDGVLIASSTVLSILLFMLVLSGPLCGRGRFTLGDVLSERLSERPARIGTAVVVLVVVMPLLLVQLNGAGAMLAVLLGIPGSGAVTGCTVFIGSLMVCYAALGGMKGTGFIQILKTVLLLAAFVLLACLVLKRFSWNPFTLFDAAADASGYGDGFWQSGRQYGDSLSGRLDVISVQLTLAVGAACMPHLTMRLHPIRGMRAARAATTWAVGAVTTILGLIVIVGAGATAVVGARALRASDPTGSDSLLLLTLALDPAAQEAHRSLLFSVVACAVVATTLAAVAGLTLAAAASLAHDVLAKVVFKGRLSANRELAAARTAIVVVGVVAVVLAIVTQHWNRQVLISFTFAAAASALLPIVLYGTLWRGFTVNGLRWALYGGLLLTAVTMAFSPAISGNPLAVFPGHDFHWFPLRNPGLVTIPAGFLLGWLGSRTGRRARHAQDPTRGDMPYAMPTG; from the coding sequence GTGAGCTTCCTCGATCCCAGAACGCTCGCGTTCGTGCTCTTCGCGGGCTTCATGGCCATCTCGTTCCTGCTGTGCATCCTCGCGGCCACCGGCAATGACGACCCCACCGAGTTCTACCTCGGCACCGGCGGGCTCAGCCCGATGCAGAACGGCCTGGCCATCGCGGGTGACTACATCTCCGCCGCCACCGTGCTCAGCACCACCGGCACCATCGCCCTGGCCGGATTCGACGGGGTGCTCATCGCCTCGTCCACCGTGCTCTCCATCCTGCTGTTCATGCTGGTCCTCTCCGGACCGCTGTGCGGACGGGGGCGGTTCACCCTCGGCGACGTCCTCTCCGAGCGGCTGAGCGAACGCCCCGCCCGCATCGGCACCGCCGTCGTGGTGCTGGTGGTCGTCATGCCGCTGCTGCTGGTCCAGCTCAACGGCGCCGGCGCCATGCTGGCGGTGCTGCTCGGCATCCCGGGAAGCGGCGCGGTCACCGGCTGCACCGTCTTCATCGGTTCGCTCATGGTCTGCTACGCCGCCCTCGGCGGGATGAAGGGCACCGGATTCATCCAGATCCTCAAGACGGTGCTGCTGCTCGCCGCGTTCGTCCTGCTCGCCTGTCTGGTGCTGAAGCGCTTCTCGTGGAACCCCTTCACCCTCTTCGACGCCGCGGCCGACGCCAGCGGCTACGGCGACGGCTTCTGGCAGTCCGGCCGACAGTACGGTGACTCCCTCAGCGGCCGCCTGGATGTCATCAGCGTCCAGCTCACCCTCGCCGTCGGCGCCGCCTGCATGCCCCATCTCACCATGCGGCTCCACCCGATCCGCGGCATGCGGGCCGCCCGCGCCGCCACCACCTGGGCGGTGGGCGCGGTCACCACCATCCTCGGGCTGATCGTGATCGTGGGCGCCGGAGCCACCGCCGTCGTCGGCGCCCGGGCCCTGCGCGCCTCCGACCCCACCGGCAGCGACTCGCTGCTGCTGCTGACCCTCGCCCTGGACCCGGCGGCGCAGGAGGCCCACCGCAGCCTGCTCTTCTCCGTCGTGGCCTGCGCGGTCGTCGCCACCACCCTCGCGGCGGTCGCCGGACTCACCCTGGCCGCCGCGGCCTCCCTCGCCCATGACGTCCTGGCCAAGGTCGTCTTCAAGGGCAGGCTCTCGGCGAACCGGGAGCTGGCCGCCGCCCGTACGGCCATCGTGGTCGTCGGCGTCGTGGCCGTCGTCCTCGCCATCGTGACCCAGCACTGGAACCGGCAGGTCCTGATCTCCTTCACCTTCGCGGCCGCCGCCTCGGCCCTGCTGCCGATCGTGCTCTACGGCACCCTGTGGCGCGGCTTCACGGTGAACGGACTGCGCTGGGCGCTGTACGGGGGACTCCTCCTCACCGCCGTGACCATGGCCTTCTCCCCGGCGATCTCCGGCAACCCGCTCGCGGTCTTCCCCGGGCACGACTTCCACTGGTTCCCGCTCCGCAACCCGGGCCTGGTCACCATTCCCGCCGGGTTTCTGCTCGGCTGGCTCGGCTCCCGTACCGGACGGCGGGCACGGCATGCCCAGGACCCCACGCGGGGGGACATGCCGTACGCGATGCCCACCGGCTGA
- a CDS encoding PucR family transcriptional regulator, producing the protein MRPVTGSRASVPAMGRAVPRLSADRGRTPPRMPAARPPIRSRADAETVALLHRAARVLIEEVPRLADRIVALMKEREPVYRSPSLDPHEVWREVHDSLSNNVRSLVHPKETRESARSCAWRIGTDRAAQGFPLDALLHAYRIGCTVVWEQLLETASKEDPLGAQSLVHVAADVWNFVDEHCTLVATAYQEVERQLSWHRENRYRIIVAALLDGTARVSDFPEAEEALGLPEQGRYAVVALEDADASSRAPHPATVCAGLRTVWHAAEGTAHAIVLLGDVGAERLVRGLEVPPGARAGVSPAVAGLAAVNTARRLADTALRTRPAAGQAALLDERYPEALVVSSPDLGAALADRMLGPVLALESADREMLLTTLATWLEGGGSARRAGELLFCHRNTVLNRLRRYEQLTGRSLDHPREVMELSLALSAHRLLTP; encoded by the coding sequence ATGCGCCCAGTCACCGGCTCCCGCGCTTCCGTACCCGCCATGGGCCGCGCCGTCCCCCGCCTGTCCGCCGACCGGGGGCGGACGCCGCCCCGGATGCCCGCCGCCCGTCCGCCGATCCGGTCGCGGGCCGATGCCGAGACCGTGGCGCTGCTGCACCGCGCCGCCCGGGTGCTCATCGAGGAGGTGCCGCGGCTGGCGGACCGTATCGTCGCGCTGATGAAGGAGCGGGAGCCCGTCTACCGGTCGCCGTCCCTCGACCCGCATGAGGTGTGGCGGGAGGTCCACGACTCGCTGAGCAACAATGTGCGTTCGCTGGTGCACCCCAAGGAGACGCGAGAGTCGGCCAGGTCCTGCGCATGGCGGATCGGCACCGACCGCGCCGCCCAGGGTTTTCCGCTGGACGCGCTGCTGCACGCGTACCGCATCGGCTGCACCGTCGTGTGGGAGCAACTCCTGGAGACCGCCTCGAAGGAGGACCCGCTCGGCGCCCAGTCGCTGGTCCACGTCGCCGCCGACGTATGGAACTTCGTCGACGAGCACTGCACCCTCGTCGCCACGGCGTATCAGGAGGTCGAGCGGCAGCTCTCCTGGCACCGGGAGAACCGCTACCGGATCATCGTCGCGGCCCTGCTCGACGGCACCGCCCGGGTGAGCGACTTCCCCGAGGCGGAGGAGGCCCTCGGCCTGCCCGAGCAGGGGCGATACGCGGTCGTGGCGCTTGAGGACGCCGACGCCTCGTCCCGGGCGCCGCACCCCGCCACGGTGTGCGCGGGTCTTCGCACGGTCTGGCATGCGGCGGAGGGCACCGCCCACGCCATCGTGCTGCTCGGCGACGTCGGCGCGGAGCGGCTGGTGCGCGGGCTGGAGGTGCCGCCCGGCGCACGGGCCGGGGTCAGCCCCGCCGTGGCCGGTCTCGCCGCGGTGAACACGGCCCGCCGGCTCGCCGATACGGCGCTGCGCACCCGCCCGGCCGCCGGGCAGGCGGCGCTGCTGGACGAGCGCTACCCGGAGGCGCTGGTGGTGTCCTCCCCGGACCTCGGGGCCGCGCTCGCCGACCGGATGCTCGGGCCGGTCCTGGCGCTGGAGTCCGCCGACCGGGAGATGCTGCTGACGACGCTGGCCACCTGGCTGGAGGGCGGGGGATCGGCGCGCCGCGCGGGAGAGCTGCTGTTCTGCCACCGCAACACGGTGCTCAACCGGCTGCGCCGCTATGAGCAGTTGACCGGGCGTTCGCTGGACCACCCCCGAGAGGTCATGGAGTTGTCGCTCGCGCTGTCCGCGCACCGGCTGCTGACGCCCTGA
- a CDS encoding oxygenase MpaB family protein codes for MTPSPTALRQAEEIYRRVAFDTFAQDLKMGLNLGFCRTFAVPEIARLLTATGRMTRHTRARAKATGELMYRMFRHGLDGEEGERTVAALKSLHAPWAISDDAYRYVLACFDLAPLRWCAAYAWRAPTDAERDASHTFYLALAERMGIPDVPPDRREFEAWTEDFERAHFTFTPEAHALWAATRDLLAGRVPGVLGPLAGSAADSLLDEGLRRALGVGRPAMPVRAATHTALRLRAATGRAGRRIRGSHRPAGMSMVQ; via the coding sequence ATGACGCCGTCGCCCACCGCGCTGCGGCAGGCCGAGGAGATCTACCGCCGGGTGGCGTTCGATACGTTCGCCCAGGATCTGAAGATGGGGCTCAACCTGGGGTTCTGCCGTACTTTCGCGGTACCGGAGATCGCCCGGCTGCTCACCGCCACCGGCCGGATGACCCGGCACACCCGGGCCCGCGCCAAGGCGACCGGCGAGTTGATGTATCGGATGTTCCGCCATGGTCTGGACGGTGAGGAAGGCGAGCGGACCGTCGCCGCGCTGAAGAGTCTGCACGCCCCGTGGGCCATCAGCGACGACGCCTACCGCTATGTGCTGGCCTGCTTCGACCTCGCCCCGCTGCGCTGGTGCGCGGCCTATGCCTGGCGGGCTCCCACCGACGCCGAGCGGGACGCGTCCCACACCTTCTATCTCGCCCTCGCCGAGCGGATGGGCATTCCGGACGTGCCGCCGGACCGGCGGGAGTTCGAGGCATGGACGGAGGACTTCGAGCGGGCCCACTTCACCTTCACCCCCGAGGCCCACGCCCTGTGGGCGGCCACCAGGGACCTGCTCGCCGGGCGTGTCCCCGGGGTGCTCGGCCCGCTCGCGGGCAGCGCCGCCGACAGCCTTCTGGACGAGGGGCTGCGCCGGGCGCTCGGCGTTGGGCGGCCCGCGATGCCGGTCCGCGCCGCGACCCACACCGCGCTGCGGCTGCGCGCCGCCACCGGACGGGCGGGCAGGAGAATTCGCGGAAGCCACCGACCCGCCGGTATGTCGATGGTGCAATAG
- a CDS encoding spore-associated protein A: MAATAVLATAIAGTVALTPQASAATKAAYNGVCGSGYKVVNSAPIGSKGTVFLTYNSAKGKNCVVTVRNATGKAVPMFAYLYVQGADESAEDAGAYTAYAGPVYGDGRGKCVDWAGGIDNQSTWTYESNCGSLKAHRVTKGW, encoded by the coding sequence ATGGCCGCCACCGCGGTGCTCGCCACCGCCATCGCGGGCACCGTGGCCCTGACGCCGCAGGCATCGGCCGCCACCAAGGCCGCGTACAACGGGGTGTGCGGCAGCGGGTACAAGGTGGTGAACTCGGCGCCCATCGGCTCCAAGGGCACCGTCTTCCTCACCTACAACTCCGCCAAGGGCAAGAACTGCGTGGTCACCGTCCGGAACGCCACGGGCAAGGCGGTTCCGATGTTCGCCTACCTGTACGTTCAGGGCGCCGACGAGTCGGCCGAGGATGCCGGCGCGTACACCGCGTACGCGGGCCCGGTGTACGGCGACGGGCGCGGTAAGTGCGTGGACTGGGCCGGGGGCATCGACAACCAGTCCACCTGGACGTACGAATCGAACTGCGGATCCCTCAAGGCCCACCGCGTGACCAAGGGCTGGTAA
- a CDS encoding lytic polysaccharide monooxygenase auxiliary activity family 9 protein — MTSHRTAAVGALLGALPCLFTALAAQPAQAHGAPTDPVSRTFACSPEGGGAARSAACRAARAANGPEAADWDNLRIAGVAGRDRERVPDGKLCSGGLEAYRGLDLVRADWPSTRLSAGADLTLTYRSTIPHTGTFELYLTKEGYDPARPLKWSDLEAKPFATAKDPALVDDAYRIKATLPADRTGRQLLYTIWRNTSTPDTYYSCSDVVLGSKARSSEAPSSDDASAASRATSATSATSEGDDGGSTPVLLAGGASVLVLGAGVAAIVRRRRPSR, encoded by the coding sequence ATGACCTCGCATCGCACCGCCGCCGTGGGCGCTCTTCTCGGGGCCCTCCCCTGCCTGTTCACGGCGCTGGCCGCTCAGCCCGCCCAGGCGCACGGGGCGCCGACGGACCCGGTAAGCCGGACGTTCGCCTGCTCCCCCGAGGGTGGGGGCGCGGCCCGGTCGGCGGCGTGCCGGGCGGCTCGGGCCGCCAATGGTCCGGAGGCGGCGGACTGGGACAACCTGCGCATCGCGGGCGTGGCGGGCAGGGACCGGGAGCGGGTCCCGGACGGGAAGCTGTGCAGCGGGGGCCTGGAGGCGTACCGGGGGCTGGATCTGGTGCGTGCCGACTGGCCTTCGACGCGGCTGTCGGCCGGGGCCGATCTCACGCTCACCTACCGGTCGACGATCCCGCACACGGGGACCTTCGAGCTGTATCTCACCAAGGAGGGCTATGATCCCGCGCGGCCGCTGAAGTGGTCGGACCTGGAGGCGAAGCCGTTCGCCACGGCCAAGGACCCCGCGCTGGTCGACGACGCGTACCGCATCAAGGCCACGCTGCCCGCCGACCGGACCGGCCGTCAGCTGCTCTATACGATCTGGCGGAACACCAGCACCCCGGACACCTATTACTCCTGCTCCGATGTGGTGTTGGGATCCAAGGCCCGCTCGTCGGAAGCCCCCTCATCGGACGACGCCTCGGCGGCCTCCCGCGCCACTTCCGCCACCTCCGCCACGTCCGAGGGGGACGACGGCGGCAGCACTCCCGTGCTGCTCGCCGGTGGTGCGTCCGTGCTGGTGCTCGGCGCGGGTGTCGCCGCCATCGTACGGCGGCGACGCCCGAGCCGCTGA
- a CDS encoding TauD/TfdA dioxygenase family protein → MPTSELMVTPVSGALGAEIRGVDLTELTDELFERVHELLLGHLVVFFPGQEHLTPEAHIALGRRLGELEVHPFLPKVEGHPEIVVLDADQGAKADEWHIDVTFQPNPPVASILHLQVCPASGGDTMWSNQYLVYETLSEPMRELLDGLTAVHVLNTPQTGEHSAEHPVVRIHPETGRRSLYVTRMWTSHIPQLSRPESDALLQYLFEHSESPRFNCRYRWQPGAVAMWDNRATQHLAVNDYTEPRRGQRVTVLGDQPTGDTPRWKEYRPAPDERYYPRHVTARHGYR, encoded by the coding sequence ATGCCCACTTCCGAATTGATGGTGACCCCCGTCTCCGGAGCACTCGGCGCGGAGATCCGCGGTGTCGATCTGACCGAGCTCACCGATGAACTCTTCGAGCGCGTCCACGAGTTGCTGCTGGGGCACCTCGTCGTCTTCTTCCCGGGCCAGGAACACCTCACCCCCGAGGCGCATATCGCCCTGGGGCGGCGGCTGGGGGAGCTGGAGGTCCATCCGTTCCTGCCGAAGGTCGAGGGCCATCCCGAGATCGTCGTCCTGGACGCGGACCAGGGCGCCAAGGCCGACGAGTGGCATATCGACGTGACCTTCCAGCCCAATCCGCCGGTCGCCTCCATCCTCCATCTGCAGGTGTGTCCCGCCTCCGGCGGCGACACCATGTGGAGCAACCAGTACCTGGTCTACGAGACGCTCTCCGAGCCGATGCGCGAACTCCTCGACGGGCTCACCGCCGTGCATGTCCTCAACACACCGCAGACCGGCGAGCACTCCGCCGAACACCCGGTGGTGCGGATCCACCCCGAGACCGGCAGGCGCTCCTTGTACGTCACCCGCATGTGGACCTCGCACATCCCGCAGCTCAGCCGCCCGGAGAGCGACGCCCTGCTGCAATACCTCTTCGAGCACTCCGAGTCGCCCCGGTTCAACTGCCGCTACCGCTGGCAGCCCGGCGCCGTCGCGATGTGGGACAACCGCGCCACCCAGCACCTGGCCGTCAACGACTACACCGAACCCCGCAGGGGACAGCGGGTGACCGTCCTCGGCGACCAGCCCACCGGCGACACCCCGCGCTGGAAGGAGTACCGGCCCGCGCCCGACGAGCGCTACTACCCGCGCCACGTCACGGCCCGCCACGGCTACCGGTGA
- a CDS encoding FAD-dependent oxidoreductase, which translates to MSPDVLVCGAGVGGLAAARALGGLGLDVLVVDKQPKVRPIAKGEVLQPGALRLLRSWGVEKRLDAQGAVRLGRLVVRDPRGTALMSLDYGQLPAPDQWLLAHDHTAILAALAESLGPGVELRRGVRAEAPLRDDSGRITGLRLAEGGRVYEQRAPLVVAADGISSRLRSWAGIEAKRADYPHRLVSFDIGDADAAARADDFSAYVTDRGLRLLYPLPGGRLRLYLQAGPDELRGVTARGGLTDWAARALSQVPALEPLTASLLAHLGSRQTLPVGRLLSPRLAGRGLALVGEAAYAVHPMAAQGMNTAITSAGALAERLSGQLERTGGMSAAAVDAALRDYHERQLPLLTQAARTSGNAARMVTDLSWRGRVLGRRAVRHTGANPRLLHTVTHNMSGLGPRPLTPLDRLQQLGLLPDPRAHRVPTAPAGRPRPM; encoded by the coding sequence ATGAGCCCCGATGTGCTCGTGTGCGGGGCGGGCGTCGGCGGTCTCGCCGCGGCCCGCGCGCTCGGCGGCCTGGGACTGGACGTCCTGGTGGTCGACAAGCAGCCGAAGGTCCGTCCGATCGCCAAGGGAGAGGTGCTCCAGCCGGGCGCGCTGCGCCTGCTGCGCTCCTGGGGCGTGGAGAAGCGGCTCGACGCGCAGGGGGCGGTCCGGCTCGGACGGCTGGTCGTCCGCGATCCGCGAGGCACCGCGCTGATGTCCCTCGACTACGGCCAACTGCCCGCCCCCGACCAGTGGTTGCTGGCCCATGACCACACCGCCATCCTCGCCGCCCTGGCCGAGAGCCTCGGGCCGGGTGTCGAACTGCGCCGGGGTGTCCGCGCGGAGGCGCCGCTGCGCGACGACTCCGGCCGGATCACCGGACTGCGGCTGGCCGAAGGCGGCAGGGTCTACGAGCAGCGGGCGCCACTCGTGGTCGCCGCCGACGGCATCTCCTCACGGCTGCGGTCCTGGGCGGGCATCGAGGCCAAACGGGCCGACTATCCGCACCGGCTGGTCTCCTTCGACATCGGCGACGCCGACGCGGCGGCGCGGGCCGACGACTTCTCCGCGTATGTCACCGACCGGGGGCTGCGGCTGCTCTATCCACTGCCGGGCGGCCGGCTGCGGCTCTACCTCCAGGCCGGGCCCGATGAGCTGCGCGGGGTCACGGCACGTGGGGGACTGACCGACTGGGCCGCCCGGGCGCTGTCCCAGGTGCCCGCCCTGGAGCCGCTGACCGCGTCCCTGCTCGCCCATCTCGGCAGCCGCCAGACCCTGCCCGTCGGGCGGCTGCTGTCGCCCCGGCTGGCCGGCCGCGGACTGGCGCTGGTCGGCGAGGCCGCGTACGCCGTCCATCCGATGGCGGCGCAGGGCATGAACACCGCCATCACCAGCGCCGGTGCCCTCGCCGAGCGGCTGTCGGGCCAGTTGGAGCGTACGGGCGGGATGTCGGCCGCGGCGGTGGACGCGGCGCTGCGCGACTACCACGAGCGGCAGTTGCCCCTTCTCACCCAGGCGGCCAGGACCAGCGGCAACGCGGCGCGGATGGTCACCGATCTGTCGTGGCGCGGCCGGGTCCTCGGGCGCCGGGCCGTCCGTCATACCGGCGCCAACCCCCGGCTGCTGCACACCGTCACCCACAACATGTCGGGCCTCGGCCCGCGCCCGCTGACTCCGCTGGACCGGCTGCAGCAGCTCGGTCTCCTCCCCGATCCGCGCGCCCACCGAGTGCCGACCGCCCCGGCCGGCCGACCGCGACCCATGTGA
- a CDS encoding prenyltransferase/squalene oxidase repeat-containing protein: protein MPASALTESVGTAVTAGTEALLAHRRDDGAFVFGAHHASPLNTAGALTALHFADPEGSAETIERGVTWLCETQRDDGGWAMRGVPTEPLTTALAAAALHLLAPRRAATAVHAARARFDELGGSGAVPEPAMTALIRQFHTFAGLPHEGAQRRLPLELLLFPGLSRRLLSLRLPIYASQALAQSAHRRRGPAGRALDRLARPRALAIVHDAYEREGATGGFSTDPWLTGLICLGLARSGQAPGLVRAAARWLRSAANPDGSWDLMPLDVTWTNFATAALIEAGHAADPQLIGTREMLHRHQQPEPFDALGCPAGYWGFSSPRSWPMALETAESSAILLKLPGGADDRHVRAGLAWLTATQDGAGSWSLAVRNSKPGGFGPCPQMTAKVVGALLDSGAGADDPRVAKAVRWLLGRQRPDGSFEAMWYRGGTPGTAAALEALSRAGRTGEHHRAAARARDWLLRTRHPDGSWSTGEGTRPGTVEETAWALRGLLAAGLNPADPAVAAAARWLVDAQRADGGWTPGPVNEYVRGCARYADDGIAAGLALRALAHYRSAEAAEAAGATGGSGALGTTPGTTDTTGIGEGGRK, encoded by the coding sequence ATGCCCGCTTCCGCCTTGACCGAGAGCGTCGGCACGGCCGTCACCGCCGGTACCGAGGCGCTCCTCGCCCACCGGCGCGACGACGGCGCCTTCGTCTTCGGCGCGCACCACGCCTCCCCGCTGAACACCGCCGGAGCCCTCACCGCACTCCACTTCGCCGATCCGGAGGGCTCGGCCGAGACCATCGAGCGCGGTGTCACCTGGCTGTGCGAGACCCAGCGGGACGACGGCGGCTGGGCCATGCGCGGGGTGCCCACCGAACCCCTCACCACCGCGCTCGCCGCCGCGGCGCTCCACCTGCTCGCCCCCCGCCGGGCGGCGACGGCCGTACACGCCGCACGGGCCCGGTTCGACGAGCTCGGCGGCTCCGGGGCCGTCCCGGAACCCGCGATGACCGCCCTCATCCGCCAGTTCCACACCTTCGCCGGACTGCCCCACGAGGGTGCCCAGCGACGGCTTCCCCTGGAACTGCTGCTCTTCCCCGGCCTCAGCCGCCGCCTGCTGAGCCTGCGGCTGCCGATCTACGCGAGCCAGGCGCTCGCCCAGTCCGCCCACCGCCGCCGCGGCCCGGCCGGCCGCGCCCTGGACCGGCTGGCCCGGCCGAGGGCCCTGGCGATCGTCCATGACGCCTACGAACGTGAGGGCGCCACCGGCGGGTTCAGCACCGACCCCTGGCTCACCGGACTCATCTGCCTGGGCCTCGCCCGCTCCGGCCAGGCGCCCGGCCTGGTCCGCGCCGCCGCCCGCTGGCTCCGCTCGGCGGCGAACCCCGACGGCTCCTGGGATCTGATGCCCCTCGACGTGACCTGGACGAACTTCGCCACCGCCGCGCTGATCGAGGCCGGTCACGCGGCTGACCCGCAGCTGATCGGCACCCGCGAGATGCTCCACCGCCACCAGCAGCCCGAGCCGTTCGACGCCCTCGGCTGCCCGGCCGGCTACTGGGGGTTCTCCAGCCCCCGGAGCTGGCCGATGGCCCTGGAGACGGCCGAGTCCAGCGCCATCCTGCTGAAGCTGCCCGGCGGCGCGGACGACCGCCACGTCCGCGCCGGGCTGGCGTGGCTGACCGCCACCCAGGACGGGGCCGGGTCCTGGAGCCTCGCCGTACGGAACAGCAAACCGGGCGGCTTCGGGCCCTGCCCCCAGATGACCGCCAAGGTCGTGGGCGCACTGCTCGATTCCGGGGCCGGGGCCGACGACCCGCGCGTGGCCAAGGCGGTGCGCTGGCTGCTCGGCCGGCAGCGACCCGACGGATCGTTCGAGGCCATGTGGTACCGCGGCGGCACCCCCGGCACCGCCGCGGCGCTGGAGGCGCTCAGCCGGGCGGGCCGCACCGGGGAACACCACCGGGCGGCGGCCCGGGCCAGGGACTGGCTGCTGCGCACCCGGCACCCCGACGGCTCGTGGAGCACGGGCGAGGGCACCCGGCCCGGCACCGTCGAGGAGACCGCCTGGGCGCTGCGCGGGCTGCTGGCCGCCGGGTTGAACCCTGCCGACCCTGCCGTCGCGGCGGCGGCCCGATGGCTCGTCGACGCCCAGCGGGCGGACGGCGGCTGGACCCCGGGCCCGGTCAACGAGTACGTCCGCGGCTGTGCCCGCTACGCCGACGACGGCATCGCGGCGGGCCTGGCGCTGCGGGCCCTCGCCCACTACCGCTCCGCGGAAGCGGCGGAGGCCGCGGGAGCCACCGGCGGGTCCGGCGCCCTGGGCACAACCCCCGGCACCACCGACACCACCGGCATCGGCGAAGGAGGCCGGAAATGA
- a CDS encoding UbiA family prenyltransferase, translating to MAAPRTALLAHLQTWRPYTLWYPGLVGLAGATLAGSHPTTGQLLVAWAAPTLGWVAGHYLGDYYDRDLDALSKPQRPIPSGRLSPRAAVATGIGCVIAVAVLALWANWRAVAVAAAAMAGIVAYSRVLKGRGLSGNLIRGVLTALTVLFGAMAVQPWPPWRALPFALVFLAHDTASNLVGTLRDVDGDREGGYATVPVRQGVRRATHTAAALYLGAVAVACAATGLVPKDTAGYLVLLSAAALCGAGAFGLLLRSPGHLAPALALRAHAVLVAERLVLAAAVVAGGAGTAPALALLTPLLTVSVITQSRMRARHEFPAPLADGGPTLPDPRP from the coding sequence GTGGCGGCCCCGCGCACCGCACTCCTGGCCCATCTGCAGACCTGGCGCCCGTACACCCTGTGGTACCCCGGGCTGGTCGGCCTCGCCGGAGCCACTCTCGCCGGATCACACCCCACCACGGGGCAGTTGCTGGTGGCCTGGGCCGCGCCGACCCTCGGCTGGGTCGCCGGCCACTATCTCGGCGACTACTACGACCGTGACCTCGACGCGCTCAGCAAGCCCCAACGCCCCATCCCCTCGGGCCGGTTGAGCCCACGAGCCGCCGTGGCCACGGGCATCGGCTGCGTCATCGCGGTGGCCGTGCTGGCCCTGTGGGCCAACTGGCGCGCCGTGGCCGTGGCCGCCGCCGCCATGGCGGGCATCGTGGCCTACAGCCGGGTCCTCAAGGGACGTGGCCTGTCGGGCAATCTCATACGCGGCGTGCTGACCGCGCTCACCGTGCTCTTCGGCGCGATGGCCGTCCAGCCGTGGCCACCGTGGCGGGCGCTGCCCTTCGCCCTGGTCTTCCTGGCCCATGACACCGCGTCCAACCTCGTCGGCACCCTCCGCGACGTCGACGGCGACCGCGAGGGCGGCTACGCCACCGTGCCGGTGCGCCAGGGCGTCCGGCGCGCCACCCACACCGCCGCCGCGCTGTATCTGGGCGCCGTGGCGGTGGCCTGCGCCGCCACCGGGCTGGTGCCCAAGGACACGGCCGGCTATCTCGTGCTGCTGTCGGCGGCGGCGCTGTGCGGCGCGGGCGCCTTCGGGCTGCTGCTGCGGTCACCCGGACACCTCGCCCCCGCGCTGGCCCTGCGCGCCCACGCCGTCCTCGTCGCCGAACGCCTGGTGCTGGCCGCGGCGGTGGTGGCCGGGGGCGCCGGTACGGCACCAGCCCTGGCGCTGCTGACGCCGCTCCTCACGGTCAGCGTCATCACCCAGAGCCGGATGCGGGCCCGGCATGAATTCCCCGCCCCCTTGGCCGACGGCGGGCCCACCCTCCCCGATCCACGCCCCTGA